In the Sandaracinus amylolyticus genome, CCCGACCCACCCCTGCTCTAGAGGTCCAGCGTGGTCTATCACGGCGGCCCCGAGGACGACGACGAGACGCTCGCCGCTGGCGAGGACGAAGGCGCCGCGCTCGACGAGGACGACGAGCTCGAGCCCGACACCGAGACCACGCTCGAGTCGGAGCCGCCCGATCGCGCGCACGGCGAGAGCCGCCGCAAGCGACTCGAGCGCATCCTCCCCGAGATCCTCAAGCGCGCGATCGAGAAGGGCCTCGAGACCGGCATCGGCACGCTGACCAACAGCCGCGAGGCACTGCAAGGCGTCGTCGGCAAGGTCGAGCTGCCGAAGGAGGTCGCGAGCTACGTCCTGTCGCAGGTCGACGAGACCAAGAACGCGATGGTCCGCGTCGTCGCGCGCGAGGTCCGCGAGTTCCTCGAGGCGGCCGATCTCGCGAAGGAGCTGCAGCGCGCGCTCACCAGCCTCTCGTTCGAGATCCGCACCGAGATCCGGTTCATCCCGAACGACGCGGGCGGCGTCACGCCCGACGTGAAGGCGCGCGTCGGCCCGACCACGAAGCAGCGCGGCCGCCGCCGCGGGCTGCGCCGGCCTTCGGCCGAGGCGCAGGAGCCCGAGGACGGCAGCGACGTCTGACGATCACTCCGGGCGCTGCTCGCGGAGCTGCTCGGCCGCTTCCTCACGACGACGCCGCATCCCCTCGAGCGTGCGCAGCTCGCTGGGACCGGGGCTCGCGCCACGACCGACCGCGGGCTCTCCCGGCGGCAGCTGCGGCGCGGTGATGCGCGCGGATGCCGCACCGCCCTCGACGCGCTGGACGAGGACGCGCGCGATGCGCACCGGCGTGAGCGGACGGTTGTCGGGATCGCCGCTCTGCGGCACGCGCGCGATCATCGCGACCACGTCCTCGGGGCGGCACTGACCGAACACCGTCGCGGTGCCGTCGAGCTGCGGCGCGGGCCCGTCGAGGATGTAGAACTGCGCGCCCCCGGTGTCGCGGCCCCCGGTGGTCGCCATCGCGAGCCGTCCCGCACGATCGTGCGCGAGCGTCTCGTGCGGCTCGTACGGCATCGTGTACCCGATCGTCCCGCTGCCATCGCCGAGGTAGTCGCCGCCCTGGACGACGAACTCGGGGATCACGCGGTGGAACGTCGTGTTCGCGTAGTAAGGCTGGCGGCGCCAGATGCCCGCACGCGCGTCCCACCACGGGCGCCGGCCGCGCGCGAGGCCGACGAAGTTCGCGACCGTGCGCGGAGCGCGATCCGCGTAGAGATCACAGAAGAGCGTGCCGAGGTCGGTCGAGATCTCCGCGACGAGCTGCCCGTCGATCGGCATGCCCTCGACCGCTTCGTCGAGCGTGAAGTCGCCGCCCTCGGGATCGGGCTCGGTGGGCTCGCGCACCAGACGATCCGGCGTCTGCTTCGTCGTGCTGCGCGCGCCGCGGTCTCCTCCCGCGAACACGATCTGCTCGCCGTCCTCGGTCACGCCGATCGTCGGCTGCTTCGTCGCGCTCGCGCCGCCGCCGCCCTGTCCGCCCGTGGCCTCTCCGCCCGACGTCGCGCCCGTCTCGCACTCGCAGCCCCACAGGCCACCGAGCGCGATCACCGCCGCGATCACCGCGTTCCCTCGACGCATGCTCACTCCCACTCCTCGATCACCACGTCGTCGTCTTCGATCGCTTCGTCGTCGTGCGGCCCGCCCGCCGCGGGCACCTCGCCGACCTCTTCGAAGCGCACCTGCGCGCCGGCGCCGATGCCGTGCGCGCGCGCGAACCCGCCGTTCACCTCGAGCACGAACTGCGAGAGGCCCTCGACCTCGCGCGGATCGTCGGTCTGCGGCTCCGCGCTCTCGACGATCCCCAGCACGCGCATCTCGCTCGTGATGAAGATCATGTCGAGCGGGATGAACGTGTCGCGCATCCAGAAGCTCTGCTGTCGCTCGCGCGCGAACAAGAAGAGCATCCCGCGATCGGCCGCGAGCTCGCGCCGGTACATCAGGCCTCGCGAGGTCTGCGCAGGCGTCCGCGCGACCTCGACCTCGACGACCACCGGGTCCGCGCCCTCGCGCTCCAGGATCACGCGGGGCCGCGCAGGAGGCGGGGCGGGGCGCACCGGCTCGCCACCACCGCTCCCCGGCGTCGGCGGCGCCGGACGCGGCGCGTCGGCGCTCGCCTCGCGAGAGGCCTCGCCTCCCGAGCATGCGGCGATCATCGCGAGCGCAGCGGTCACGGCGAGCGTCCTCGTCATCCGGATCGGCGTGCCAATGGACAGCGCGCCCTCGTACCACGGACTCGCGCGCGATGCCGCTCTTTGGGTCCGTCGGACGCGCCCGCGCGCGGCGCGCAGAGTATATAGACGCGCCATGCCCCTCGGCCGGGTCTATCTCCTCGGCGCCGGCCCCGGCGACCCCGAGCTGATCACGCAGCGCGCCGCGCGTCGCCTCGGCGAGGCCGACCTCGTCCTCTACGACGCGCTGGTGCACCCCGAGCTCCTCGATCTCTGCCGCGAGGACGCCGAGAAGACGTTCGTCGGCAAGCGCGGCGGGCGGGTCAGCGAGCGACAGAGCGCGATCAACGAGCGCATGATCGAGGCCGCGCGCGCCGGGCGGGTCGTCGCTCGCCTCAAGGGTGGCGATCCCTATCTCTTCGGTCGGGGCTCCGAAGAGGCCGAAGCGCTGCACGCCGCGGGCATCCCCTTCGAGGTCGTGCCCGGTGTGCCCTCCCCCATCGCCGCGACCGCGTACGCCGGCATCTCGCTCACCCATCGCGCCGCGTCGAGCAGCGTCGCGTACGTGACCGCGACCGAGTCGCCCGAGAAGGATCGCTCGAGCCACGACTGGACGAAGCTCGCGACCGCCACCGAGACGCTCGTGATCTTCATGGGCGTGCGCTCGCTCGAGTCGATGATGGCGCGCCTGATCGAGCACGGTCGCGCCCCCGAGACGCCCGCGGCCGTCATCCAACAAGCGTCGATGCCGAAGCAGCGCACCATCGTCGGCACCATCGCGACGATCGCGAAGCTCGCGCGCGAGGCGAACGTCGGCATGCCCGCGCTCACCGTCGTCGGCGAGGTCGTGAAGCTGCGCGATGCGCTGCGCTGGTACGACGTGCAGCCGCTCTTCGGCAAGCGCGTGCTCGTGACGCGCCCCGAGGATCGCTCGCTCGGGCTCGCGCGCCTGCTCCGCGACGAAGGCGCCGAGGCGATCTGCATCCCCGCGATCCGCATCGCGCCGCCCGAGGATCCCGAAGCGCTCGCCCGCGCGGTGCGCGAGGCCGCGACCTACGACTGGCTCGTCTTCACCAGCGCGAGCGGCGTCGACTCCTTCTTCCAAGAGGTCGACCGCCAGGAGCGCGACGCGCGCGTGGTCGGCGCCGCGCGCATCTGCGCGATCGGCCCCGCGACCGCATCGTCGCTGCGCGCGCGTGGCCTCCGCGCCGACGCGGTGCCCACCGAGTTCCGCGGCGAGGGCGCAGCGAAGATCCTCCTCGATCACCACGGCGGCGATCTCCGCGGCGTGCGGGTGATGCTCCCGCGTGCCGCGGTCGCGCGCGAGGTCCTCCCCGAGACGCTGCGCGCGGCAGGCGCGCACGTCGACGTGGTGCACGCCTATCGCAACGTCCCTCCTTCGCCCGACGACGAGGCCGCGCTGCGCGCCGCGATCGAGGCGCACGAGCTCGACGTGATCACGTTCACCGCGCCATCGACCGTCGAGAGCGTCGTGCGCATCCTCGGGCCGAACGCCGCCGCGCAGCTCGCCTCGTTCACCATCGCCTCGATCGGCCCGGTCACCACCGCGGCGGCCGAGAAGCTCGGCGTGCGCGTCGACGTGACCGCGCCGTACTACACCAGCGAAGGCCTCGCGCGCGCGCTGCGCGAACACTTCTCCAGGACCTGACCCTTGCGCAACGCCCTCGCTCTCGCGGTCCTCGCCCTCGCGCTCGCGCCGATCGCCGGCTGCGAGCGCACCCCACCCGGTGAGATCGTCGTCATCCCACTCGGCGACGATCTACTCGCGCATCAGGTGATCGATCGCGACGCGACCACCGGCGAGGTCCGTTCGTGGGCGAGCGCGCCGCTCGACGCCGAAGACGACACCTGGATCCCCTACCCCGGCCGCATCCGGATCCAGGTCGAGCACGATCTCGGTCGCGCCCCCAACGGCGTGCTGGTCTACCTCTCGTTCACCGACGACGGGCGCACGCCCGCGCTCGCTGCCGGCGATCTCGCGCGCATCGAGGTCGTGAACGAGGATCACGTCGTCATATGGAACGACACGAACGGGAACTACTTCGCACGGGTGGTCGTCTTCTGACGTCTCGTCCATGAGCCCGTACCGCACGTTCGAGCACGACACGTACAACGAGGGCAGCGTCGCGCTGCTCCGCTCGGTCGCGATCGTGGTCGTGCTGCTCTCGATCGGCGGGCTCGCGCTCGGCCTCCGCAACTGGGTCGGACTGCTGTTCTCGATCGTCGGTCTCGCCGCGTGCGCTGCGTGGGTCGCGCTCGTCGGTCGCTCGCGCCGCCGCGCCCGCGGCAACGTCTCGCTCCGGCTCGAGCCCGACGCGCTCCGCTTCGTCGACGGCGCGACCACGATCGAGCTGCCGTGGTCCGAGATCACCGCGGTCGAGGTCGACGAAGATCGCCTCGACGTCCGCGTCGCCCGACACGATGCGGATCCGCTCCGCATCGAGCCGATGTTCCGCGGCGCGTCGGTCTACGATCTCGCCGACGCGATCTCCGCGGCGTGGCGCGCGTCCGCCTCCGCGACCGACCATTCGGGCAGGTAGACCCCCGTCACAGCGGCATGGCGAGCCGCCGCGGCGGGAACGATGCTGCGAGGACGGTGCGCGGCGCTCGCCACCGGTTACACTCGCTCTCGCTTTTTTCGCGAGGAGACCGTGGCAGATCCCTTCGATCCCGACTCCGGCGTCATCACCGAGACGCGGTCCGAGAAGAAGGTGCAGCGGCCGCGCATGTACCGCGTGCTGCTCCACAACGACGACTACACGACGCGCGAGTTCGTCGTCGAAGTCCTCAAGACCGTGTTCCACCACAGCGACGCGGAGGCCGTGCGGGTGATGCTGCACGTCCACTACAACGGCGTCGGCGTCGCGGGGGTGTTCACGCGCGAGATCGCGGAGACCAAGATCGCGATCGTGGAGAGGCTCGCCAAGGAGCGCGAGTACCCGCTGCGTCTCTCGATGGAGCCCGAGGAGGACGACGACGGGGACAAGAAGTAGCGCGCGCATCGACGAACGAGACCGCCGCCTTAGAGAAGAAGCCTCAGGAGAACGATGGCCACTCCGATGATCGCGAAGGAGCTGCAGGCGACGCTGCGCAAGGCCTACGAAGAGGCTCGTCGCATGCGGCACGAGTTCGTGACGCTCGAGCACCTGCTGCTCGCGCTCTGCGACGACCCCAAGGCGGCGAAGGCGCTCGATGCCTGCCGCGCGAACCGACACAAGCTCCGCAAGTCCCTCGCCGAATGGCTGGAGAACAGCCTCGAGGCCGTGCCCGACGAGGACGGCGACGAGCTCCAGCCCCACCAGACCATCGCCGTGGAGCGCGTGCTCCAGCGCGCCGCGATCCACGCGATCTCGTCCGAGATGAAGCAGATCGACGGCGGCAGCGTGCTCGTGCAGCTCTTCCACGAGCGCGACTCGCAGGCGGTCTACCTGCTCTCGCAGCAGGGCGTCTCGCAGTTCGATCTCAAGCGCTACGTGAGCCACGGCGCCGGCCCCGAGGGCGAGGCGTCGGGCGACATGGAAGAGGACGAGAGCGACGACGCGGGGCTCGGCGACGAGGACGAGGAAGGCGGCGGCGCCGCGCGCGATCCGCTCAAGGCCTACACCGTCGATCTCAACGCCGAGGCGCGCGAGGGCCGCATCGATCCGCTGATCGGTCGCGACCTCGAGCTCGAGCGCACGATCCAGGTGCTCTGCCGCCGCCGCAAGAACAACCCGGTGTTCGTCGGTGAGCCGGGCGTCGGCAAGACGGCGATCGCCGAGGGCCTCGCGCTGCACATCGTCGAGGGCAAGGTCCCCGAGGTGCTGCGCGGCGCGACGATCTACTCGCTCGACATGGGCTCGCTGCTCGCGGGAACGAAGTACCGCGGCCAGTTCGAGGAGCGGCTCAAGGGCGTCATCAAGAAGCTCCAGGAGCACGAGGACGCGATCCTCTTCATCGACGAGATCCACACGATCGTCGGCGCCGGCGCCACGACCGGCTCCTCGATGGACGCGTCGAACATCCTCAAGCCCGCGCTCGCGAGCGGGAAGCTGCGCTGCATCGGCAGCACGACGTTCCAGGAGTACAAGGGCAGCTTCGAGCGCGACCGCGCGCTCGCGCGCCGTTTCCAGAAGATCGACATCGGCGAGCCCAGCATCGACGACTCGATCCTCATCCTCGAGGGCCTGCGCTCTCGCTACGAAGAGCACCACGGCGTGAAGTACCTGCCCGGTACGATCGAGGCCTCGGTGAAGCTCTCGGCGAAGCACATCGTCGAGCGGCTCCTGCCGGACAAGGCGATCGACGTGATCGACGAGGCGGGCGCGCAGGACCGCATGCGCAACGAGCGCAAGCGCGAGGTCACGATCCGCGACGTGGAGCGCGTGGTCGCCAAGATGGCGCGCATCCCCGAGAAGACCGTCTCGGCCGGCGAGCAGGAGCGCCTGCGCGACATCGAGGCGGACCTCAAGCACGTCGTGTACGGACAGGACGACGCGATCGCGAAGATCGCGAGCGCGATCAAGCTCTCGCGCGCGGGCCTGCGCACCGGCGACAAGCCGATCGGCAACTTCCTCTTCAGCGGCCCCACCGGCGTCGGCAAGACCGAGCTGGCGCGCCAGCTCGCGAAGACGCTCGGCGTCGAGCTCATCCGCTTCGACATGAGCGAGTACCAGGAGCGCCACACCGTCTCGCGCCTCATCGGCGCGCCGCCGGGCTACGTCGGGTTCGATCAGGGCGGCCTGCTCACCGACGCGATCCGCAAGCAGCCCTACGCCGTGCTGCTGCTCGACGAGATCGAGAAGGCGCATCCCGACCTCTTCAACGTGCTGCTCCAGGTGATGGACCACGCGACGCTGACCGACAACAACGGTCGCAAGGCGGATTTCCGCAACGTCGTGCTCATCATGACGACCAACGCGGGCGCGCAGGACATGGCGAAGCGCGCGCTCGGGTTCGGCGCGGGCGTGGAGGGCGCGGACCTCAGCAAGGCGAAGCAGGCGATCGAGCGCACGTTCTCGCCCGAGTTCCGCAACCGGCTCGACGCGTGGGTGCTCTTCGGCGGGCTCTCGCGCGACGTGATCCTCAAGGTCGTCGACAAGGAGGTCGGTCTCCTCCGCGCGCAGATCGCGGAGAAGAAGATCGAGCTCGAGCTCACGAGCGCAGCGCGCGAGTGGCTCGCCGACAAGGGCTACGACCCTGCGTTCGGCGCGCGTCCGATGGGCCGCACCGTCGAGCAGTTCCTGAAGAAGCCGCTCGCCGAGGCGCTGCTCTTCGGGCCGCTCAAGGAAGGCGGCACGGTGGTCTTCGACGTGGTCGAGAAGGACGGCGAGAAGACGGTCGCGCCGAAGTTCGTCGACGTGAAGACGACCATCGAAGCATGATCAGCGCGACTCGGTCGTGCCGGTCTATCTGCTGACGAAGGAGCTGGTGTTCCCGCCGCCCGAAGGCGCTTCGCCCGAGGGCGTCGTGGCCATCGGCGGCGACCTGAGCCCGGAGCGGCTGCTGCTCGCGTACTCGCAGGGGATCTTCCCCTGGCCGAGCGAGGGCATGCCGCTCCTGTGGTTCTCGCCCGATCCCCGCTTCGTGCTCGAGCCCTCGAGCGCGCACGTCCCGCGCTCGCTGCGCAAGCGCGCGAAGAAGGGCGACTTCGAGATCCGCTGCGACACCGCGTTCACGCAGGTGATCACCGGATGCAAGCGCGCGTATCGCCCCGGCCAGCGCGGCACGTGGATCACGCGCGAGATGGTGCGCGGCTACGAGCGCCTCTTCGAGCTCGGCTACGCGCACAGCATCGAGTGCTGGATGAACGGCGTGCTCGCGGGCGGCCTCTACGGCGTGTCGCTCGGCAAGATGTTCTTCGGCGAGTCGATGTTCGCGGAGGCGCCCGACGCATCGAAGCTCGCGTTCGCGACGCTGCTCGGGAACCTCGCGCACTGGGGCTTCGATCTCGTCGACTGTCAGGTCCACACCGAGCACCTCGAGCGCTTCGGCGCGGAGGACTGGCCGAGGAGGAGGTTCCTCGACGTGCTGCACCGCTCGCTCGCGAACGAGACGCGACGTGGGAAGTGGACGTTCGAGCTCGGCGCAGTGGAAGCGATCGCGAAGCTGCGCGAGGGCTGATTCCCATCGACGCGCGTAATGACCCTGCTCGATCGATACGACGCCTTCCTCGACGCGACGCTCGCGCTCACTCCACTGACGCCGAGCGTTCTGCTGCGCGTCGTTCTCCGGCCTTCGTTCCAGCCCGAGTGCGCCCTCGAGCTCGCGAAAGAGCGAGACGACACGACGCTCACGATTCACACGCTCGACCATTCGGCGTGGGCTTGCCTGCCCGGGCGTGCCGATAACACGACGGCCTACACCCGCGACTCCGTCACGGGACGGTGGGTACGCGCGCCCGTCCGCGACACGTCCGCCGCGCGGGCTCCTGTGCTCACGCGCGAGCGCAGCGTGCTCGACGAGGAGGACCGCCGCACGGTCGAGCAGGCGCTCGACGCGTGCCGCGCCGAGCCACCGACGGACGACGCTCTGGTGCTCGACGGAATCTGCGTCGTCCTCCAGACGCCCACGCAGCGGTGGGAACGACGCGTCGCCGGATCGCGGCTGGATCCGTGCATCACAGCCACGCGCCTGGTGCTGGGGATCGCTGCACGTCACGCCACGAGCGACATCGTGCGAGAGCGACTCGTCACGCTCGCGCTGGCGCTCTGACCGAGAACGCGTGCCCCGCGGCAGCGAACCTGCTCACCAGAACGCCGCGATCTCGTCGCGGTACACGTACGCGAGCCCCGCGCACGCGAAGAACACCACGCTGAACACGAGCGCGAACGGATCGAAGCGCAGGTCCGCGGGTGATTGCTTCACGGCCTCGAGTCTACTTCGCACGCCTGGTGCTCGCCGACCTCGCCCTCTTCCTCCTCGGTGCACGCGCGCCATCCCCTGCCCAGCGACACGCCCGACACGGCCCACCATCGCGTGCCCGTCTCCTCGTCCACCACGCACGTGGCGGCGAGCACCGGCTCCTGATCGGCGCGCGCGCAGATCGAGACCTCCTCCTGCAGCGTGCACGCGCGCTCCACGTCGACGGGCCGCGCGCTCAGCACGTAGCACTCCGACGGGCACCCGTTCGCGCCGATCCACGCGTCCTGACACGGCGTCCCGCACGCGCAGAGCGCCAACGCGATCACCCACGCTCGCATCGCGCTCACGAAGAGCACGCGCCGCGCCTCCGTCTCCGAGCGCGGTCTCCCTCGCTCCGGAGCGCTCACGTAGGCTCGCGCGCATGTCATCGAAGATGGTCTCGGATCGCATCGCGTCGACGCGCGCGGTGCAGGGCTCCCTCGAACAGAACGCGGACGCGATCGCGACACACATCGCCGCGCGGTTGCGTCCTCACCTCCGCGCGGGCGAGCGCATGCCCGACGTCGCGCTCCTCGTGCAGCTGCTCGGCCGCGAGCTCGCGTCGCGCGCCGACACGATGCAGCGCGCCGATCGCGCCCACGAGATCGAGCTCGCCGACGACGCGGGCCCGCGCGCCGCACGCGATCGCCACGCCGCGACACTGCGCGAGGTCTACACCGATCTCCGCAACACCGTGCTCTCGGCGTACCCCGACGAGGCGCTCGCGCTGCTGCACCTGCGCGAGCCTGCGTCGATGGTGCCGTCGGTCCTCGCCGAGCAGGCGCACGCCACGCGCGAGGCGCTGCTCGACGCATCGATCCGATTGCCCAAGCCGCGCCGCAAGGGCACCAAGCTCGACCGTGACGACTACGCGCAGGAGCTGAGCGAGAGCGCGCTCGCGCTCTCGAAGGCGCTCGCCGACATCGACCGCGAGGCGAAGGAAGCCGACGTGGCGCTCGCCGCGAAGACCACCGCGATCGACGCGTTCGACGACGCGTTCGGGCTCGAGGTGCCGGTGCTCGCGTCGCTCTACGCGCTCGCCGGGCAGGACGTGCTCGCCAGCAAGCTCCGAGTGAACCCGCGGAGCCGCGGAACGCTCGTGGTGACGCCGGGAGGCGATCCCGCGACGCCGAACGACGCCGATCCCGACGAGACGTGAATTCCGCGCCGACGAATCGCCTCCAGCGCCCGCTGGAGGCGATCCGCGAATCCCAACACGCAGTCAGACGGGAATTTTCGCGATCCTCGCGCCCCGAATCGCCTCCAGCGACCGCTGGAGGCGATTTCGCGCCGCAGAATCGTCCCCAGCGCGCGCTGGACGCGATTCGTCGCCGCAGAATCGCGATCCGCGGCCGAAAACGGGGGGTTCGCGATGAGGATCGGCGTGCTCGCGGTCGAACGAGAGGACGAGGACGGCGCGCAGTCGATCGAGCTCGACGTGGACGAGCGGCTCGAGCCTCGGCCGCAACGCCCGGCGGACCGACGCGCGATCGCCGCGATGGACGCAGCACGACGACGCGGTCGAGGAGGTCGACGACGACGGGCTCGTCTGCCTGCGGCTCGCGCCCGATTGCCTGGTGATGATCGAGGCCGCGCCCGGCGCGTGCGTCGCAGGGGAGTGGCTGTACCTCACGCTCCGCGCGCGCAGTGACGGTCTCGGTGTTCGGCGTCTAGCCGCTGATCAGCGCGCGCAGCGCGGCGCTCGTCAGCTTGCGGTACGTCGCCTCGAGCTCCGCGACGCTCGCGCGCTTCGGCGTCGTGCGATCGACGAGGAGCAGCTCGACCAGCGCGCCCGCGAGGTAGCGCAGCGCGATCTCGCGCTCGGTGCCCTTCGCTATCTGATCGCCGAGATCCTCGTCGAGCAGCTCCATCACGAGGCGCGTCACGCGCTCGCGGATGATCTGCCCGCCGCGCCCTCGTGTCAGCGCGCTCACCCGGCGCCGCGTCGCGAGCCAGTAGCCCTCGCGCACGTGCTCGATGAGCGGGCGCACCCACCCGAGCGGTCGTCCCTGCGCGTGTGCGCGCAGCTCGCGCTGCAGGGTGTCGAACCCGCTGAGCAGCAGGTCCTCCTTGTCGGTGAAGTGCGTGTAGAAGGTCGAGCGCGCGATGCCGGCGCGCTCGCAGACGTCCTGCACGCGCACCGCCTCCCAGCCGCGCTCGACCATCAGCGAGAGCAGCGCGTCGCGCAGCGCGCGCGTCGTGCGCTGGGTGCGCGCGTCGCTCATCGCCGCGCCTCGTGATGGACAGAACGCGCCGCGTGTCCAGGAACGCGCGGGGCGATCGATGGCGAGCACGCCCTCGTCACCACCACGGTCGACGCATGACGAATGTGCTGATCGGCGCGCGCATCGCGCGCCCCGCGTACCTCACCCTCCTCCTCACCAGCATCCATCACGTCTACGGCGCGTGGGTCTACGCGACGCCGTGGCGACACCACGCCGTCTTCGTGAGCCTGGTCGCGGCGAGCGTGATGGCGATCGCGCTGCGTCTCGCCGCGCGCGAGACGCTCGCCGGCCGTGTCGCGTGGTGGGTCTTCGTGCTGACCACGGCGGCGATCCCGGTGCTGATGATCGGCGCGTTCGAGGGGCTCTACAACCACGTGATCAAGAACGTCCTCTACTTCGGCGGCGCGTCCGCGTCGACGATGCACACGCTCTTCCCGCCGCCGACCTACGAGCTGCCGAACGACTGCTTCTTCGAGGCGACCGGCATCCTGCAGGTGGTCCCCGCGGCGTTCGCGGCGGCACGGCTGGTCCGCGCGATCACCGCCTAGCGCAGAGCGCTCTCCGCACCTCGCTGCGCGGATCGCAGCGGCGCACCGGATCGTTCGTGCCCACCAGGAAGCGCAGCGCGATCACGTTGCGCTGCGCTTCGTCGTCGCCGATGCGGCGGTAACACGCGAGCGCCTCGCTCCACGCGCCGCGCCGCATCGCGAGCGCGGCGCGGGCCCGCCACGCGTCGGGATCGTCGGGCGTCCTGCGCGTCAGCTCACGCATCGCGCGCGCCGCCTCGTCCATCGCGCCCATCCGCTCGAGGGTCTCGGCGAGGCCGATCCACAGCGGGCCGTGATCGGGGCGTCGCGTCACGCCGGCCTCGAACGCGCTGCGCGCATCGCCGAGCGCCTCGCGCTCGAGGAAGACGCGCCCCAGCCGCTCGTACGAGAGCGCGTCGTCGGGATCGGCAGCGATCGCGTCGCGATACCACCCGATCGCCGAGCCTCGATCTCCCGCCGCGCGCAGCGAATCGCCCTGCGCACGGTACTGGGCGGCGATCTCCTCGCGCGACGCGCGCATGTCGCGCTGTGCCTCGATCCGAGCAGGCGCGATCGCGATCAGGACGAGCGCTGCGATCACGCGGAGCACCTGCCCGTGATGACACGCCCTGCCCGCCCGTGCCCCCGGGTCGCGACGGGCGTGTGCTCTGTCTATACTGCCGCCGATTTTTCGCCCGGAGCGCCCGTGAACCGTCGTGCCTTGATCGATCAGAAGCGCATCGCGCCCTACGTGGCGTTCGTCCTGTCGGGCGCGTCGAGCCTGATCTTCCAGACGATCTGGACCCGCATGCTGCACCACGTGTTCGGCGCGACCTCGGTCGCGATCAGCACGGTGCTCACGGTGTTCATGGCGGGCCTCGGCCTGGGCACGTGGATCGCGGGGCGCTTCGCGCATCGCATCAAGCACCCGATCTACGCCTATGCGATCGCCGAGATCGGCGTGGCGATCTGGGGCCTGCTGATCCCGTTCATGGTCGCGTCGGACGGTTGGCTCGCCGACGTGAACGCGTTCCTCCGGCAGTCGCTGGGCGCCGAGAGCACGACGTTCATGATCGCGCGCTTCCTCTGCGTCGTGCCGATCCTGCTGGTGCCCACGACGCTGATGGGCACCTCGCTGCCGCTGCTCTCGCAGCACTTCGCGCGCACCGAGAAGGACCCCGAGGTCGTCAGCTCGTACGTCGGCACGCTCTACTCGGTGAACACGTTCGGCGCGGCGTGCGGCCCGCTGCTCTCGGCGTTCGTGCTGATGCCGAGCGTCGGCCTGGCGATCACGAACGTGGTCGCGTGCTCGCTGAACCTGACGCTCGCCGCGCTGATCTTCGCGTTCCGCGAGCCGCTGATCGGCAGCAAGTGGGGCAGCGGCGAGAAGATCGAGTTCCTGCCCGGCAAGGAGCCGGTGGCCGACGATCCGGTGCCGGCCCCGGTCGTGGTGAGCGAGCCCGAGCCGGAGACCGCGGCGAAGAAGAAAAAGAAGAAGACCTCCGAGGCCGCGGCGAAGGTCGACGCGCCGGTGACGAGCGCGGAGCGCGAGGTCTGGATCCCGCCGATCGCGCGCAAGATG is a window encoding:
- a CDS encoding tetratricopeptide repeat protein, producing MIAALVLIAIAPARIEAQRDMRASREEIAAQYRAQGDSLRAAGDRGSAIGWYRDAIAADPDDALSYERLGRVFLEREALGDARSAFEAGVTRRPDHGPLWIGLAETLERMGAMDEAARAMRELTRRTPDDPDAWRARAALAMRRGAWSEALACYRRIGDDEAQRNVIALRFLVGTNDPVRRCDPRSEVRRALCARR
- a CDS encoding TetR/AcrR family transcriptional regulator produces the protein MSDARTQRTTRALRDALLSLMVERGWEAVRVQDVCERAGIARSTFYTHFTDKEDLLLSGFDTLQRELRAHAQGRPLGWVRPLIEHVREGYWLATRRRVSALTRGRGGQIIRERVTRLVMELLDEDLGDQIAKGTEREIALRYLAGALVELLLVDRTTPKRASVAELEATYRKLTSAALRALISG